Below is a window of Streptomyces spongiicola DNA.
ACGAGCCCGGTGTGCAGTTACTACCTGTACGTCGTGCACTTCCTGCGCTGGCTCAATCAGGAGGAGTACTCGCAGGACGAGGCGCAGCGCCGCTGCGGCGAGGCCGCGCAGCTCAACCCCGGCCGCAGCAGGCGGTGGAACTACGAGTGGGTGGCGAAGGGCGTGTCCGGCGGTCATGCGGCTGCCCGTCTGGCGAATTTCAGGGAACTCGGGGACTACCGGCCCGCGAGCCGGGACTGGCAACTCTCAGAGCAGGTGTGCCAGCGGGTCCGCGGCGTGGTCCGGCAGATCGAAGGACAGCGGTCGGGGCAGGTCGCAGTGGAGGACGGAGGCATGAAGGCGTTCTTCGTACCCCGCGAGGACTTCACGAACTTCGCGCATCACGGGAAGGTGGTCGAGTTCGACCTCGGGTTCGCCCATGACGGGCTGAGGGCCTGGCGCGTGGAACTGGCCCAGGAGCAGAAGTTGTTCCGCAACGGCGGTGTGCGGCTTCCGGAGGTGGCCGTCCCGCCGGTGCCGCTGCCCTCCCAGGTTGGTTCTGCGCGAGCTGCCGGGCAGGTGGGTTCCACAGGACGAGTGCCCAGGCCCTCTCAGACGTCGTCACCGGTGCCCCGTCCGAGGCCCTTGGTGCCGACGCCGGAGGTCCACCGGGAGGCCCGTCGGCTTGCGGAGGCCGACGGTCCCGAGGCGGCGGGCCGGTTCGTCATCGACCACTTGCTGACCACCGCGACCGGCGGACTCGATGTCACCTCCTTCCAGGTGGGCAAGGCCCTTACGGACACCCTTGGGAAGGAGCCCTATCGGCAACTGCGCGGCGGTTCCTCGCTCGGTGCCCTCGTGGAACGGCTCGGCTTCGCCGTGCGGCCCACGCTGAACGGACAGTTCGTGGTGGAGCCCGCTACGACGGGCTGACGGGTATCTCCGGCGGGCGGTCCCGTGGGTCGCGCGACGGCGGGCGGGGGCGCCGTGCCGGAAGGTACTCCCGTACCCGGGCGTGGAACGCACGATGGGCCCGGCCGGGAAGGAGGGCCGGAGGTCCTCCGCCTCCGCCCGTTCAGTACCGGGTGAGCAGGTCGTCGAGGACGCGCAGGCCGAAGGCGACCGAGGATTCGGGCACCCGTTCGTCGACGCCGTGGAAGAGTGCGGCGAAGTCGAGGTCCGGGGGGAGTTGCCGGGGGACGAATCCGTAGCCGGTGATGCCCGCCGAGGCGAACGACATGTTGTCGGTGCCGGCCGAGAGGCAGTAGGGGACGGTTCTCGCACGGGGGTCGTGGCCGAGCAGGGCCTCTGCCATGGCGGAGACGAGCGGTGCCTCGAACGGTGAGGAGACGGCGGCGTCGCGCTCGATGGTCTCCCAGCGCACCTTCGGGCCGGCGAGCTCGGTGAGTGATCGGAGGAACTGGTCCTCCAGCCCGGGCAGGAACCGGCCGTCGATCTCGGCCGTGGCGCTTCCCGGTACCACGTTGGTCTTGTATCCGGCGGTCAGCCGTGTGGGGTTGGCGGTGTGGTGGAAGGACGCGCCGATGAAGCCGGCGAGCGGGCCGAGGCAGTCGAGCACCTGGGAGGGGTCCGGGCGGTCCGGGTCGAAGGGCACCCCGAAGGCGTCGGCGGCCTCGGCCAGGAAGTGCCGCGTGGTGGGGGTGAGGACCAGCGGCCAGCGGTGTGCCGCGATCCTGGCGACCGCCCCCGCGAGTTCGGCCACGGCGCTGTCGGTGTGCAGCATCGAGCCGTGGCCCGGTCTGCCCTCGGTGGTGAGCCGCAGCCAGTGCAGGCCCTTCTGCGCGGTCTCGATGAGGTACAGGCGGTGTTCGGCGCCCGTGTCGACGGAGAACCCGCCGACCTCGCTGATGGCTTCGGCGCAGCCGTCGAAGAGGTCGCGGTGGTGTTCGACCAGGTAGCGCGAGCCCAGGGTGCTGCCCGCCTCCTCGTCGGCCATCCACGCGAACACCAGGTCCCGGCGGGGGCGCCGGCCCGTGGCGGCCCAGGAGCGGGCGAGGGCCAGCATCATGGCGTCCATGTCCTTCATGTCGACGGCGCCGCGTCCCCAGACCGCCCCGTCGCGGTGTTCCCCGGCGAAGGGCGGCAGGGTCCACTCCGAGGCGTCGGCGGGGACGACGTCGAGGTGGCCGTGGACCAGGAGGGCGGGCAGGTCCGGGTCCCGGCCGGGAAGGCGTACGACCACGTTCCCCCGCAGCCGCTCGGATTCCAGGTACACCGGTTCGAGGCCGGCGTCGCACAGCTTCTCGGCGACGTACTCGGCCGCGCGGCGTTCTCCCGGGCCGCTCCCGTCGCCGGGGTTGGAGGTGTCGATCCGCAGCAGGTCGGTGAGGAGCGCGAGGGCGTCCCGGGTGAGGGCGTCCTGGGTGAGGGCGTCCTGGGTGAGGGCGTCCCGGGTGAGGGCGTCCCGGGCTGGGGTGTCCTGGGCTGGGGTGTCCCGGGTGAGGGCGTCCCGGGTGGGAGGGGTCACGTCTTCACCACGAATCCGCGCTTGTGGGCCCGGGTGACGAGGGTGGCCTCGCTGCGCACCAGGCCGGGGAGCCGTCCCAGTACGTTCACCTGGAAGTCGAAGAGGTCCTCCATCCCGGGGAGCACGACATGGATGTTCACCGCCTGGCCGCTCACCAGCACGCCGCAGTAGCGGACGGCTGGATGGTCCGCCAGGGCCGCGGTGACGGGCTCTATCGCGGAGGGTGCTGATTCCATCCACAGTTCGGCCTCGACCGCGTATCCGAGGAGTTCGGGTTCGATCTCCGCGCGCAGGGCCACCGCTCCACCGGCCAGCAGCCGCTCCGTCCAGCGGCGCGCGGTCGCCGGGACCACCCCGAGGTGCTCGGCCAGTTCGACCCAGCCGTAGCGCGCGTTCTCGACGAGCAGTCCGATCAGGGCCTGATCGGTCGGCTGGAGGTCGATCGGCGGGCGCCGCTGCCCGGGGGCGGTGGTGGTGGACGCCACCCGGGCGGCCTCCTCGGGGGTGAGGTGGTCCGCGTGCCATGCGGTGGTGGGCTTGACGTGGCGCAGCACCGGGTAGCTGCGGGTGCTGCGGATTCCGGCGATGCACGGAAGTTCCTCGGCGACGACCCGGTGCAGCGCCGCGCGCCCGTCGGCGACCAGCTCGCAGGAGATGTCCGCGTCTCCGGTGACGGCGGCCACCCAGCGGGTGTCACCGCGCAGCGACAGCGCTTCCGCGACCTGGTCGACGCTGCCGGGCTGGACCCGGACCCGGATGTTGACCGCCTGGCCGAGCCCGGTCCGGAGTTCGTCGACGAAGGCGGTGAGACGGAGTGCCTCCGCGTCGATGAGCCGCTGGACGCGGCGCGAGACCGTGCGTTCCACCTCGCCCAGGGCGCCGGCGAGGGCCCCGTAGGGGATGCGGGGGTTGATCTGGAGCGCGGCGACGATCCGCCGATCAAGGTCATCGAGGCTGTCTGAATCCATCACGGCAAGAACGATAGATGCCCGATATGACAATTCTCAAGAGACCTCTTGTCTGAAAATGGATGCCCTGGCAGGCTGTGCGCCACCCCCCGACGAGCCGGACGAAGGAGTTCCCGGATGATGTCCAGCGCGCCGAACCGTTTCCTCGGCCCCGAGCTCCTGCACGGCCAGGTGGCCGTCGGCCGGCTCGCGGTGCATGCCGCGGCGGGTCGCGGGGGCGGCGGACTGGTGGTGTTCACCCGCCGGGCGGTCGTCGGCGGGCGGGACCGCACGGGGCTGTGGGCGGTGCCCCACACCGGCGGCGGGGAGCGGCCGCTCACCGACGGCGCCTGGAACGACACCCTTCCCCGGTTCTCGCCAGACGGCACCCGGCTGGCGTTCCTCCGCGACGGGCAGCCCTTCGTGATGGATCCGGCCGGAGGCGAGGCCGGCCGGCTGGCGGCCTTCCCGCACGGCGCCCGCGACCTCGACTGGGGGCCGGGCGGCGACTGGCTGGCCGTTGTCGCCGAGGACGAGCACGCACCGGAGGAGCACTGGGGTGACGGGACCGGCGGGACCGGCGGGACTGACGGAGACGGTGGGACCGGTGGGACCGGTGGGACCGGTGGGACCGGTGGGACCGGCGGGACCGGCGGGACTGACGGAGACGGTGGGACCGGTGGGACCGGCGGAGACGGCGGGCAGCCCACCTGCCGGGTGCTGGACCGGGCCGGCTGGCGGCTGGACGGCGAGGGGCTGGTGCTGCGCCGGCGGCATGTGCACCGGGTGTCCCTGGACGGCACCGTGCGGCGGCTCACCTCGGGCCCGGTCTCCCACGAGCGGCCGCGCGTCGGCCCCGACGGGACGGTGTACGTGCTCGCGGCCACCGGGCCGGACTCGGATCTCGCCCCCCGTCCTCAGGTCCACGCGCTGACCGCGCACGGCATCCGTCAGGTCACCGCGCTCCCGGGCGGCGTCGTCCGCCACCACGTCCGGGCGGACGGCACGCTGACCGTCATCGGCAGGGACGCGGCCGAACCGAGGGACGCCGACCCCCCGCAGGCGTTCCACGTCGACCCCGTCTCCGGCGCGTCCGAGCGGCTGCTGCCGCAGTGCGCGAACCGGTGGGTCGGCGCCCTGGGAGGCGAGAGCGATCTCCACGACTGGTGGACCGAACCGGACGACTGCGCCGAGGTGACCGCCGTCGCGCACGACGGCGCGGTGCGGCCCTACGATCTGCTCGCCGGCCGCCCCCTCACACCCCCCGGTGCCACGGTGGCGTCCCTGGCCCGCCACGGTGGGCTCACCGTCGCCGTCCTCGTGCCGCCCGGAGCCGTCACCGGCCCCGAGGTCTACGCCCTGAGGAGCGACTGCCCTCCTCGCCGCCTCACCACCACCGGCTCCCGGTGGCTCCGGGGACTGGCGCTTCCCACGGTGGAGCGGACCGAGGCACCGGGCCCCGCCGGGCCGATCACCGTGTACCTGCTGCACCCGCCCGGAGCCGCTCCGTCCACCCCGCTGCCGACCGTGGTCTCGCTGCACGGCGGGCCGACCGGGCAGTGGGGCCCGCTCCCGAACATCGAGGCCCTGCTGCTGGCCTCCGCCGGCTACCGCGTGGCGCTGCCCAACCCGCGCGGTTCCACCGACCGGGGCAGCGCCTGGGTCGACGGGCTGCACGGGGGCTGGGGGCGGGCCGACGCCGACGACGTGCACGCGGTGGTCGACCACCTGGAAGCCACCGGGCGGTCCGACGCCGGACGACTCGGTGTCTGCGGTCTCTCCTACGGGGGATTCCTCACCCAGTGGCTGGTCGCCACCAGCGACCGGTTCGCCGCCGCCGTGGCCGAGAACGGGGTGAGCAACCAGCTCTCCGCCTGGGCGAACTGCGACATCGGCCCCGCGTACGCAGCGGAGTCCGGCATGGGAGACCCCCTCACCGACAAGGGCGCGGCCCGGCTCTGGGAGGCGTCCCCCCTGCGCCTGGCCCGAGCGATCCGCACCCCGCTGCTCATGCTCCAGGCCGAGGACGACCTGCGCTGCCCGGCATCGGACAACGAGCAGCTGTTCCTGGCCCTGCGGAGCCTGCGGCGCACCGTCCGCTATGTGCTGTATCCGGAGTCCGGTCATCTCTACCAGGGCGGCGGCCGGTTCGACCGCCGCCTCGACCGGCACCGCCGGGTCCTCGACTGGTTCCGCACCCATCTTCCCCTGGACAGCAAGTGAGAGAGGCCCGCACCGCCATGAACCGGTGGAACAAGAACCGCGCACGACGGGTCGTACCGCTCGTCCTGGGGCTCGTCCTCACCACGACGGCCGCCGCGCCCGCAGCCGCTACCAGCCCCTCCCCGCCGACGGCCGAGGCCGCGGCTCCGACCCCCGCCCCGACCCCCGCCCCGGCCGCCGGCGACTACCGGATCGGGCACTCCCAGCCGATCGACAGCGTCAACCCCTTCGGGCAGCAGAACGCGATCTCGAACTCGGTGAGCCAGCTCGGCTACGACCTGCTCCTCAACTACCGCACCGAGGACGGCCGGCCGGACCTGGACAGGTCGCTGGCCAGCGCGTACGAGACCTCACCCGACGGCCGCACCTGGACGTTCACGCTCCGCCCCGGCATCACCTGGTCGGACGGGAAGCCGTTCACGAGCGCGGACGTGAAGTGGACGTACGAGGCCGCGCTCACCAACGAGACCAACGTCCTCGGCGGCTACGTCACCAACATCGAGACGGTCAGCGCGCCGGACGCCCACACCGTCGTCATGCGCCTCGAGAAGGCGGACGCACGGCTCGAATCCGTCTTCATACCGATCCTGCCCCGGCACGTCTTCGCCTCCCGGCCGGTGGAATCGCTCGACAAGGCGCCCATACCGGTGCCCGCGGTGACCACCGCGCCCTTCCGCCTCGTCTCCTACAAGAAGGGCGGCACCACCGTCCTGGAGGCGAACCCGCGCTTCCGCGGAGAACGGCCGCCGATGAAGCGCGTCCTGTTCGTCCACTACCAGGCCGGTGAAGCGGCCCTCCGCGACATCAAACTGGGCAGCCTGGACATGGTCGCCGACGGAGAGGCCTCCTGGGTGTCCAAACTCGGGACCGAGCCCGACATCACCGTCTGGAGCGCTCCCGCCCCCGGCTTCTCCGAGATCGCCTTCAACTCCTGCCCTCCCGGCGGCGCGGGGGCCTGCACCGGGCCCGCCGACAACGTCAGGACCAAGGTCGTCCAGGACCCCGCCATCCGCCGCGCCCTGGCCTGGGGCATCGACCGCGACAACCTCTCGCGCACCCTCCACGCCGGGCAGAACAAGCCGGCAGACGGTCTCGTCTCCCCCTACTACACGGCGTACTACCACAGCTTCGCCGAGGACCCCGAGATCGGCTACGCCTACGACCCCGCCAAGGCCCGCGCCATCCTGAAGGACGGCGGCTGGACGTGCGGCACCAAGGGACCCTGCGCCAAGGACGGAGTCAGGGCCGAGTTCGAGATGATGGTCCGCTCGACCTCCACCCAGGACCAGAACGCCGTCCGCCGCATCAGGGCCTGGGCCGCCGAGATCGGCATCACCATCCACATGAGCGTCGTCACCGAGGACGCGCTCAACAACACCATCTACAACCCGGGCGCCCGCACCGACACCTACGCCCCCAGCTTCGACGCCTTCTACTGGGCCTGGAGCGGCGACGTCGCCACCCCCGACCTCAACCTGGAGGTGCTGCGCACCGGCAACTCCTGGTCCGACACCTACTACTCCAACCCCGCCTACGACCGCGCCTCGCTCACCGCCCTGCACACCGTGGACCTCCCCCGCCGCACCGCGGCCATGCGGGAGGCCCAGCGGATCGCCCTCACCGACCTGCCGTACATCCCCACCGTGTACGCCGCCGCCGTCGTCCTCACCCGCGACGACACCTGGCACGGCTACCAGCCCTCACCCGCTACCGGCGCCGGATCCCCCTTCGGCACCAACTGGGGCCAGCTCACCGGGCTCCGCCCGGGACCGGAGCCCGGAACCACCGCGGCCACCGCCTCCCGGGGCGGCCTCCTCAGCACACCCGCGTGGCTGGCGGTCGCCCTCCTCACCGCCGGCGCGGGCTACGGCATCGGACGCCGGAGCGGCGCCCGCCCCGCCGCGGTCCGCGACTGGACCGACGAGTAGGACGACGACCCGACATGCGCACACTCCGCCGTACCGCCGCCCGTCTCGGCACCGCCCTCGGGACGCTCGCCTTCGTCCTGGTTCTCAACTTCGCCATCTTCCGCGCCATGGGCGACCCCCGGCACGACCTGGCCCGCAACCCCAACCTCACGGAAGCCGCGCAGACGGCGCTCATCAGGGAACGGGGACTGGACCAGAGCCAGTGGGTGCAGTTCGTCCGGTACCTCCAGGACACCCTCGGCGGTGACCTCGGCACGTCCTTCATCACCAACCGCCCGGTCAGCGCCGAACTCCTCCAGGCCCTCCCCAACACCCTGATCGTGGTCGGCGTCTCCACCGTCCTGGCGTCCCTGCTGGGCCCGTGGATCGGCCTGCTCGCCGCATGGAAGCGCGGACGCACCCGGGACACCCTGCTCACGCAGGGCTCGGTGGTCCTCTACTCGATGCCGAGCTTCTGGCTCGGCATGGTCCTGATCGCCGTCTTCGCCCAGTGGTGGCAACTCCTGCCCACCGGCCTCGCCACCACCCCCGGCTCCTCGGCCACCGGCTGGGCCCACGCCGCGGACGTCGCCCGGCACGCCGTCCTGCCGGTCGCCACGCTCACCATCGGCCTGCTCGCCCAGTACGCGGTCAACATGCGCAGTGCCGTGGTCGACACCATGCGGGAGGACTACGTACTGACCGCCCGGGCCATCGGTCTCACCCCCCGCGCGGTCCGCGACCGGCACATCGTCCGCAACGCCATGCTTCCCGTGGTCACCGTCATCGGCCTCAACCTGGGCTTCGTCCTCGGCGGCGCCATCACCGTGGAAGCGCTGTTCTCCTGGCCGGGGATCGGGCAGCTGACCATGGAGGCCATCCACGGCAAGGACTACCCGATGCTCCAGGGACTGTTCCTCCTCTCGTCCGCCCTGGTCATCCTCATGAACCTGGCCACCGATCTGCTGTACGGCAGGCTCGACCCCAGGATCCGGAACTGATGGCGCCCACCAAGGAGGGAACCGTGAACCCGACCGCACCCGTCGCCGACGAGGGCGCCCCGGCGGTGGCGCGCAGCATCCTCGCGCACACCCGAGGCGGACGCCGCGCGCGGGCCGCCGCAGCCGTCCGGGGCCTGCTGCGGGACCGCCGCGGCGCCGTGGGCGCCGGCCTGCTGGCCTTCTTCGCCGCGGTCGCGGTCCTCGCGCCCTGGCTCGCCCCGCAGGACCCCAGGGCCGCGGGCTCCTTCTCCACCGACATCCTCGCCCGGCCGAGCGGCTCGCACTGGCTCGGAACCGACGAGAACGGCCGCGACCTGCTCTCCCAGCTCATCCTCGGTGCCCAGGACACCATGCTCGTCGGCTTCACCGCCGCCCTGGTCTCCTCGGTGATCGGCACCGCGGTGGGCGTCGCCTCCGGCTACTTCGGCGGCTGGACCGACCGCCTGCTGAACGTCCTCAACGACTGGTTCCTGGTGCTGCCGATGATCCCCGTGACGGTGCTGGCCGCGAGCCTCCTGGGAAACCGGGCCGCCGGCCTCCCGCTGGGCCGAACCAGCGTACTGATCCTGGTCATCGGGCTCTTCGGCTGGGCGGGGACCTCGCGCATCGTCCGCGCGGAGGTCATGTCGCTCCGGGGCCGGGCCTTCGTGGAGCGCTCCACGGTCCTCGGCGCCGGCCGCCGGCGGGTGATCCGCACCCAGATCCTGCCGAACGTCATGCCCCTGGTCCTGGCCAACGCCGTCATCTACGTGGCGCTGGCGGTGCTCACCGAGTCGACCCTGTCCTACCTCGGCCTCGGCGACCCGGACCGCTTCTCCTGGGGCGGGATGCTCCAGTCGGCCCAGGACGCCGGGGCCATGGGCAGCGGAGCCTGGGGGTACTTCCTCGCCCCGGGCCTGTGCATCACCCTGGTCGTGCTGGGGTTCTCCCTGCTCGGCCACGCCGTCGAAAGCCGCGTCGACCCACGCACCAGGGAGCAGCGATGACCGTGCCCGACCCCGTAGACCGCCCCCTGCTGTCGGTCCGCGGACTCACCGTCGCCCGCCGCGGCCTCCCGGCCGCCAGGCTCGTCGACGGGGTGAGCTTCGACCTCCGCCGCGGCGAGGCCCTCGGCCTGGCCGGCGAGTCGGGCTGCGGAAAGACCACGACGGCGCTGGCCCTGCTCGGACTCCTGCCCGACGGACTGGTACGCGCGGGCGGCGAGATGCACCTCGACACCGAGCACGGGCCACGCCCCCTGCACACCCTGTCCGGCCGCGGCATGCGCGCGGTGCGGTGGCGCCGCATCTCCATGGCGTTCCAGGGCGCCATGAACGCCCTGGACCCGGTCATGCGGGTCGGCGACCAGATACGCGAGGCGATCCGCCTGCACCGGCCCGAACTGGACCGCACGGCGGCCGACACCCGGGTCGGCACGCTCTTCGAACAGGTACGCCTGGACCCGCGGCGGGCCCGCGCCTACCCGCACGAGTTCTCCGGCGGCCAGCGCCAGCGCCTCATGATCGCCCTCGCGCTCGCCTGCGACCCCGACCTGATCATCGGCGACGAACCCACCACCGCCCTGGACGTCATCACCCAGCGGCAGATACTCGACCTGCTGGACGAACTCCGCCGCGAACTGGGCCTCTCCGTGCTGCTGATCACCCACGACCTGTCCGTCCTCGCCGAGACCTGCGACCGCATCGCGGTGATGTACGCCGGGCGCATCGTCGAGACGGGCTCCGTGGACGAGGTGTACCGCGATCCCCGGCACCCCTACACCCGGCGTCTGCTGGCCTCCTTCCCCGCGGTGGGCGGACCCCGCGAACTACCGCCCCCGATCCCCGGCTCCCCGCCCGACCCGGCCGCCCCCGAACCCGGCTGCGCCTTCGCCCCCCGGTGCGACCGCGCCGACGACGTCTGCCGCACCTCGCCACCGGCGGCACGCACCGCACCCGACGGCACCCGAACCGCCCGCTGCCACCTGCTGCCCTGGCCCGCCACCTCGACACCGGAGCCCGCACGATGACCGACCACCCGCTCTTCGAGACCCGGGGCCTCGGCGTGACCTACCCCGGCCGAGGCCGCCGTGACGCCCCCGTCCACGCGCTGCGCGAGGTGGACCTCACCTGGGCCGAGGGAGAGGTACTCGGCCTCGTCGGAGCATCCGGCAGCGGCAAGTCGACCCTCGGGCGCACGCTGACGGGACTGCGGGAGCCCAGCCACGGCACCCTGCTGTTCGGCGGCGAGGAACTGACCGGCCGACGGGACCGGACCTTCCGGCGGCAGGTCCAGATGGTCTTCCAGGACCCCTACCAGTCGCTCAACCCGCGCCGCACCGTCGGCTCCCAGGTCATGGAGGGCCTGGACATCCACGGCATCGGCGCCTCGGAGGAGGAACGCGTCACCCTCGCCGTCACCGCCATGGAGCGCTGCGGACTGGCGCCGGCGGACCGCTACTGGCACCGCTACCCCCACGAACTCTCCGGCGGCCAGCGCCAGCGCGTCGTCATCGCCGCCGCCGTGGTCCTCGGACCGCGCGCGCTCATCTGCGACGAGCCGGTCTCCGCGCTCGACGTCTCCATCCGCTCCCAGGTGCTCGGCCTGCTCGCCGAACTCCGCCGAACCGAGGGGATCAGCCTGCTGTTCATCACCCACGACGTCGGTCTCGCCTGGGCGCTGTGCGAGCGGGTCGCCGTCCTCCACCAGGGCTCCGTCGCCGAGTACGGGGACACGGAGCAGGTGCTCGGCTCCCCCCGGCACCCCTACACCCGGGAACTCCTCGCGGCGGCACCCGCGCCCCCGGTACGGAGGTGACGCCGGCGGCACGCAGGCCGTCCGCCGGTGCGAGCCTGACGAAGGCCCGGCGGGCGGACGTCCCCGGTCACGGGCTGAGCGCCGGAGCCGCGCCCTCGCCCAGTGCGGTGCCGTCGCCCAGTGCGGCGATGTCGCCGGCGGAGGCGTTGCCGCCGGTGCAGACCACGGCGACGCGCTGTCCGGCGAACTCCTGCGGCCTGGCCAGCACGGCGGCCAGGGCGGCGGCCCCGGCGCCTTCGGCGAGGGTGTGCGCATGGCCGGCGAGCAGCCGCTGCGCCGCGGCGATCTGCGGGTCGGAGACGAGGTGGAAGCCGGCGAGCCCGGAGCGCATCACGGCTTGCGGCAGTGTGAAGCCCCGCCCGGTGGCCAGGCCCTCCACGGTGGTCCGGTCGGGGCGCCGGACGCAGGCGCCGTCCCGCCACGAGTCGTGCGCCGCCGGTGCCGCGGACGACTGCACCGCGATCACCCGGCAGTTCGGGGCGAGTTGCTCGGCGACCAGGCAGGCCGCGGCGGCTCCGGTGCCGGAGCCGACGGGCACCACGACCGCGTCGAGGTCGGGGCGGGCTGCGAACACCTCCAGATACAGGGTGCCGACGCCGGCCAGCAGGGCCGGGGTGTCGCCGGGGCTGACCAGTTGCCGGCCGCCGCCGGCCGCCAGTTGCTCGGCCCGCTCCTGCGCGGCGCCCATGTCCGCGCCGTGCAGGACCACCTCGGCGCCGAGCGCCCGGGCCGCCCGCGCCTTCGCCTCGGGGACCGTCCTC
It encodes the following:
- a CDS encoding ABC transporter ATP-binding protein; amino-acid sequence: MTDHPLFETRGLGVTYPGRGRRDAPVHALREVDLTWAEGEVLGLVGASGSGKSTLGRTLTGLREPSHGTLLFGGEELTGRRDRTFRRQVQMVFQDPYQSLNPRRTVGSQVMEGLDIHGIGASEEERVTLAVTAMERCGLAPADRYWHRYPHELSGGQRQRVVIAAAVVLGPRALICDEPVSALDVSIRSQVLGLLAELRRTEGISLLFITHDVGLAWALCERVAVLHQGSVAEYGDTEQVLGSPRHPYTRELLAAAPAPPVRR
- a CDS encoding M20/M25/M40 family metallo-hydrolase, whose translation is MTPPTRDALTRDTPAQDTPARDALTRDALTQDALTQDALTRDALALLTDLLRIDTSNPGDGSGPGERRAAEYVAEKLCDAGLEPVYLESERLRGNVVVRLPGRDPDLPALLVHGHLDVVPADASEWTLPPFAGEHRDGAVWGRGAVDMKDMDAMMLALARSWAATGRRPRRDLVFAWMADEEAGSTLGSRYLVEHHRDLFDGCAEAISEVGGFSVDTGAEHRLYLIETAQKGLHWLRLTTEGRPGHGSMLHTDSAVAELAGAVARIAAHRWPLVLTPTTRHFLAEAADAFGVPFDPDRPDPSQVLDCLGPLAGFIGASFHHTANPTRLTAGYKTNVVPGSATAEIDGRFLPGLEDQFLRSLTELAGPKVRWETIERDAAVSSPFEAPLVSAMAEALLGHDPRARTVPYCLSAGTDNMSFASAGITGYGFVPRQLPPDLDFAALFHGVDERVPESSVAFGLRVLDDLLTRY
- a CDS encoding Lrp/AsnC family transcriptional regulator — encoded protein: MDSDSLDDLDRRIVAALQINPRIPYGALAGALGEVERTVSRRVQRLIDAEALRLTAFVDELRTGLGQAVNIRVRVQPGSVDQVAEALSLRGDTRWVAAVTGDADISCELVADGRAALHRVVAEELPCIAGIRSTRSYPVLRHVKPTTAWHADHLTPEEAARVASTTTAPGQRRPPIDLQPTDQALIGLLVENARYGWVELAEHLGVVPATARRWTERLLAGGAVALRAEIEPELLGYAVEAELWMESAPSAIEPVTAALADHPAVRYCGVLVSGQAVNIHVVLPGMEDLFDFQVNVLGRLPGLVRSEATLVTRAHKRGFVVKT
- a CDS encoding ABC transporter substrate-binding protein, producing MNRWNKNRARRVVPLVLGLVLTTTAAAPAAATSPSPPTAEAAAPTPAPTPAPAAGDYRIGHSQPIDSVNPFGQQNAISNSVSQLGYDLLLNYRTEDGRPDLDRSLASAYETSPDGRTWTFTLRPGITWSDGKPFTSADVKWTYEAALTNETNVLGGYVTNIETVSAPDAHTVVMRLEKADARLESVFIPILPRHVFASRPVESLDKAPIPVPAVTTAPFRLVSYKKGGTTVLEANPRFRGERPPMKRVLFVHYQAGEAALRDIKLGSLDMVADGEASWVSKLGTEPDITVWSAPAPGFSEIAFNSCPPGGAGACTGPADNVRTKVVQDPAIRRALAWGIDRDNLSRTLHAGQNKPADGLVSPYYTAYYHSFAEDPEIGYAYDPAKARAILKDGGWTCGTKGPCAKDGVRAEFEMMVRSTSTQDQNAVRRIRAWAAEIGITIHMSVVTEDALNNTIYNPGARTDTYAPSFDAFYWAWSGDVATPDLNLEVLRTGNSWSDTYYSNPAYDRASLTALHTVDLPRRTAAMREAQRIALTDLPYIPTVYAAAVVLTRDDTWHGYQPSPATGAGSPFGTNWGQLTGLRPGPEPGTTAATASRGGLLSTPAWLAVALLTAGAGYGIGRRSGARPAAVRDWTDE
- a CDS encoding ABC transporter permease — translated: MNPTAPVADEGAPAVARSILAHTRGGRRARAAAAVRGLLRDRRGAVGAGLLAFFAAVAVLAPWLAPQDPRAAGSFSTDILARPSGSHWLGTDENGRDLLSQLILGAQDTMLVGFTAALVSSVIGTAVGVASGYFGGWTDRLLNVLNDWFLVLPMIPVTVLAASLLGNRAAGLPLGRTSVLILVIGLFGWAGTSRIVRAEVMSLRGRAFVERSTVLGAGRRRVIRTQILPNVMPLVLANAVIYVALAVLTESTLSYLGLGDPDRFSWGGMLQSAQDAGAMGSGAWGYFLAPGLCITLVVLGFSLLGHAVESRVDPRTREQR
- a CDS encoding S9 family peptidase: MMSSAPNRFLGPELLHGQVAVGRLAVHAAAGRGGGGLVVFTRRAVVGGRDRTGLWAVPHTGGGERPLTDGAWNDTLPRFSPDGTRLAFLRDGQPFVMDPAGGEAGRLAAFPHGARDLDWGPGGDWLAVVAEDEHAPEEHWGDGTGGTGGTDGDGGTGGTGGTGGTGGTGGTGGTDGDGGTGGTGGDGGQPTCRVLDRAGWRLDGEGLVLRRRHVHRVSLDGTVRRLTSGPVSHERPRVGPDGTVYVLAATGPDSDLAPRPQVHALTAHGIRQVTALPGGVVRHHVRADGTLTVIGRDAAEPRDADPPQAFHVDPVSGASERLLPQCANRWVGALGGESDLHDWWTEPDDCAEVTAVAHDGAVRPYDLLAGRPLTPPGATVASLARHGGLTVAVLVPPGAVTGPEVYALRSDCPPRRLTTTGSRWLRGLALPTVERTEAPGPAGPITVYLLHPPGAAPSTPLPTVVSLHGGPTGQWGPLPNIEALLLASAGYRVALPNPRGSTDRGSAWVDGLHGGWGRADADDVHAVVDHLEATGRSDAGRLGVCGLSYGGFLTQWLVATSDRFAAAVAENGVSNQLSAWANCDIGPAYAAESGMGDPLTDKGAARLWEASPLRLARAIRTPLLMLQAEDDLRCPASDNEQLFLALRSLRRTVRYVLYPESGHLYQGGGRFDRRLDRHRRVLDWFRTHLPLDSK
- a CDS encoding ABC transporter ATP-binding protein, which produces MTVPDPVDRPLLSVRGLTVARRGLPAARLVDGVSFDLRRGEALGLAGESGCGKTTTALALLGLLPDGLVRAGGEMHLDTEHGPRPLHTLSGRGMRAVRWRRISMAFQGAMNALDPVMRVGDQIREAIRLHRPELDRTAADTRVGTLFEQVRLDPRRARAYPHEFSGGQRQRLMIALALACDPDLIIGDEPTTALDVITQRQILDLLDELRRELGLSVLLITHDLSVLAETCDRIAVMYAGRIVETGSVDEVYRDPRHPYTRRLLASFPAVGGPRELPPPIPGSPPDPAAPEPGCAFAPRCDRADDVCRTSPPAARTAPDGTRTARCHLLPWPATSTPEPAR
- a CDS encoding ABC transporter permease; translated protein: MRTLRRTAARLGTALGTLAFVLVLNFAIFRAMGDPRHDLARNPNLTEAAQTALIRERGLDQSQWVQFVRYLQDTLGGDLGTSFITNRPVSAELLQALPNTLIVVGVSTVLASLLGPWIGLLAAWKRGRTRDTLLTQGSVVLYSMPSFWLGMVLIAVFAQWWQLLPTGLATTPGSSATGWAHAADVARHAVLPVATLTIGLLAQYAVNMRSAVVDTMREDYVLTARAIGLTPRAVRDRHIVRNAMLPVVTVIGLNLGFVLGGAITVEALFSWPGIGQLTMEAIHGKDYPMLQGLFLLSSALVILMNLATDLLYGRLDPRIRN